GGCCGCAGCAGCGTGCCCGTGGGGCCCGTCTCCGTCATGCCGAAAATCTGGAAGAAGCGCTCGGTGCGGTAGCGCTTCGCGAGCAGGCGCGAGGTGTCCGCGTCGATGGGGCCGCCGCCGTACAGGAAGGTCCGCACGCTGGTGAGGTCGTAGCGGTCGAAGTCCGGCACCACGCGCAGCGGCATCAGGAAGGCCACCGGCGCGCCGAAGAACAGCGTGCACCGCTCGCGCTGAATCGTCTCCAGCATGCCGAGCGGGTGGTACTCCGGCATCATCACCACCGTGGCGCCCACGTAGAGGCTGCCGAGCAGCAGGTTGTTGAGCGGGAAGCTGTGCCACACCGGCATCGCCAGCAGGACGCGGTCGGTGGAGTCCAGCCCATAGGCCAGGCTGCTGCCGATGCCCGCGAAGAGGACGTTGGCGTGCGAGTGCAGACACCCCTTGGGCAGCCCCGTCGTGCCCGACGTGTAGAGAATCTCCGCGACGTCGCCGGGGGTGGGGGCCTTGAAGGGGCCTCGGGTGGTGGGGCTGGACGCGCCCTCGCCGAACAGCGTCAACCCGTCGAGGGTGTCATCGCCGCCGAGCAGCAGGACGCGGCACTGCGCGCGGCTGCTGTCGGGTACGCCCGCGGCCAGGTATCACTTCACCTCTTCGGAGAGGGCGCGCTCGATGAGCGCCTGCATCGGGGTGTGGGCCGGCAGCGTGCCGAACGTCTGCCCGTGGGCGCCGCCCAGGCGCGACTCGCAGAAGGCGTCCGACACCTGCGTGTTGCCCGCGCGGATGAGCAGGGACGCCTGCAGGGCCAGCGCGAGCCCCTCGACGATGAAGCGCGCGCGCGTCTCCAGCGCGTCCGGGTTGGCCAGCTCCCTGCCCAGGCGGGCCGTCGCCGCGTCGTACGCGGCATGTCCGCCCTGCGCCGCGAGCAGCTCCGCGAAGAGGGCCTCGCGGCTGGCCGGCTCGCGCGAGGCCGCGCGCAGCACGTCCAGGCATTGGATGTTGCCGCTGCCCTCCCAGATGGAGTTGAGCGGCGCCTGCCGGTACAGGCGCGGCAGGATGGACTCCTCGACGTAGCCCGCGCCCCCCAGGCACTCCTGCGCCTCGTTGATGAAGACGGGCGTGCGCTTGCACACCCAGTACTTGCCCACGGCGGTGGCGATGCGGCCGAAGGCGGCCTCCTTCGCGTCCCGCCCGCTCGCGTCCACCGCCCGCGACACGCGCGCGGTGAGCGTCAGGTGCGCCTCCGACTCCAGCGCCAGGTCGGCGAGGACGTTGCGCATCAGCGGCTGGTCGGCGAGCCGCTTGCCGAACGCGGTGCGGTGCCGGGTGTGGTGCAGGGCCTGCACCAGCGCCTGCCGCATCTGCCCGCTGGAGCCAATCATGCAGTCCTGGCGCGTCATGGAGACCATCTCCAGGATGGTGGGCACGCCCCGGCCCTCCTCACCCACCATCCACGCGAAGGCGCCGTGCAGCTCCACCTCGGAGGAGGCGTTGCTCCAGTCGCCCAGCTTGTCCTTGAGCCGCTGAATGCGGATGGCGTTCAGCTCGCCGTCCGGCGTGAAGCGCGGCATCAGGAAGCACGACAGCCCGCCCTCGGCCTGCGCGAGCACCAGGAACGCGTCGCTCATGGGCGCGGAGAAGAACCACTTGTGGCCCACCAGCGCGTAGGCCTGCCCCGGCCCGCGCGCCGTCCCCAGCCGCTGCGCGCGCGTGGTGTTGGAGCGCACGTCCGAGCCGCCCTGCTTCTCCGTCATGCCCATGCCGACGGTGGCGCCCGTCTTCTGCGACGCGGGGATGAAGCGGCTGTCGTAGGTGGCCGAGCTCACGCGCGGCAGCCACTCGCGCGCCAGCTCCGGCTGGTGGCGCAGCGCGGGCACGCACGCGTATGTCATGGTGAGCGGGCAGCTCGTCCCCTGGTCGGCCTGGTTGTGCAGGTAGAAGAGGGCCATGCGGGCCACGTGGGCGCCGGGCTTCTCCTCGTTGCGCCAGGCGAAGCCGGACACCCCGTGGGCCATGCCCAGCTCCATCAGCCGGTGGTAGGCGGGATGGAACTCCACCTCGTCGCGGCGGTGGCCATAGCGGTCGAACGGGCGGAACTTCGGCTTGTTCTCGTTGGCCAGCACCGCCAGCTGCACCATCTCCCCGCCCACCACGGGGCCGTACTTCGCCAGGTCCGCCTCCGCCCAGCCGCCGCCCTCGCGGGCCACCACTTCGCGGAGCACGGTGTCGCTCTTCCAGGCGTCGAGGACGAGCGGCGGAGGCTGGTTGGTGACCTCGTGGGTGACGAAGCCGGCGGCGATGGGGTTGCGTTCAGTCATGGTGGCGGTCCTCCCGCGGGCCCGGGGCCCAGGCTCCCCTGGCTTACCGTGAACGGCCGCACCAGACCACTCGCGCCGGGTGGGGTCCGCGCCGCGAGGGGCCGCCACCTTGGGCCCTTCCGGGCAGGAAGGAAAAGCACGCACCGCACCGAAATTCGCGGGGTTCTCCGCAACCAGTCCTCACGGTGCGTGTTGATGCCATGGGCGCGCCGTGAGGGCGCCCATCACCCGTCAGTCATTCACTGGCGGGCCCGGACCAAGGAGCCGTCTGCGTGAGCAAGCCGAGCGTGTGGATGCGGTGGTGTGCCCCCGTCGTGCTGGGGCTGGGACTGCTGGCCATGGGGTGCGGGGCCGAGCCCGAGCCCGGGACGGCTCCCCCGGAGCAGGGGAGCGTCGAGCAGGGCGTGAGCACCTGCGCCGGTCCTACGGGCGCAGTCTGTCGCTTCGTCACGCCCACGGAGGTGGGGACGCCCGGCTCGGGGGACTACCTGGACCCGCACGTCGTCATCCGTCCCCAGGTTCCGACGAAGGCGGAGCTGGTCATCTTCCTGCCCGGCACGGGCGGCAGGCCCCAGAACAACCTGAGCGGCAACTACGCCGACGCCGACCACAGCCTCTATGCCAGCGCCAGCTCCAAGGGCTACCGCGTCATCGGCCTCACGTACCAGAACTCGCCCTCGCTCAACTCGCTCTGCGGCAATGACGATGCCTGCTACCTCGCCACCCGCCGCACCCTCATCACCGGCGACGTCCAGCCCGGCAGCGCGGTGACGACCATGGACAAGGGGGACGCCATCATCCCCCGGCTCGTCCGGCTGCTCGTGTACCTGCGTGACACGGGGGACCCGTCCGGAGGCTGGGGCAGCTTCCTGATGAATCCCTCCTGCACCGTGCTCTGCCGCCTCAACCCGGCGAAGCTCATCGTCTCCGGGCACTCGCAGGGAGGTGGCCACGCGGGCGTCATCGGCAAGGACTACTCCGTGCGCCGTGTCGTCATGCTCGCCTCGCCGTGCGACGCGGTCAGCGTCCTGGGGCCCGTGGCGAGCTGGAGCCTGCCGCCTTTCACCACCGCCCCCGGCGCCGACACGTACCGTGGCCTGGTGGCGCGCGGGCAGACCGCCAGCGGCTACGTCACGGACATCTGCGACTCGGAGGCCGTGAAGTACTGGGCGTCGGACCGGATGAATGCGCAGTGGAGCCGCATCACCAGCTCCACCGGCCTGTGCCCCACGGACCCGCACGCCTGCGTGGTGAGGGATGCGCAGTTCTTCACCCAGTGGCAGGCGCTGTGGCCGTAGGGCCGGAGCAGGCCCTACCCCGGCGCGGGTGAGACGCCCGGAAGGTGCTGGCGGCGCGGCCACACCTCGGCCCGAGGTGGACGTGCCGCGCACCGTCACCAGATTGGTCGAGGAGGACTGCCCATGAACGACCAACCCCCCGCCCGGCTCCCGGCGAGCGCGCCACCGCCCGCCGGGTCGCCCGCGTCAGCCGCGCCGCCCTGGCATGCCCTGCCTCCCGAGGCCGTGCTGTCACGGATGGGCAGTGACGCGAAGGGGCTGACGGAGGAGCAGGCGAGCGAGAGGCTGGCGCGTCACGGGCCCAACGTCATCGAGCGCCAGAAAGGAGAGGGGCCGCTCAAGCTGCTCTGGCGGCAGGTGAACAGCCCCTTCATCTGGGTGCTCATCGCCTCCTCCGTGCTGGCCATCGCCATGGGGAAGGTGACGGACGGCCTCGTGGTGGCCGCCGTGGTGGTGCTCAACACGCTCATCGGCTTCGTGCAGGAGTACCGCGCGGGCAAGGCCATCGAGGCGCTCAGCCTCATGGTTCCGGAGAACGCCACCGTGGTGCGCGGGGGACGGAAGGAGTCGGTGCCCGCGGCGCGGCTGGTGCCCGGGGACGTGGTGGAGCTGGCCTCGGGCGACAAGGTGCCCGCGGACATGCGGCTGCTCTCCTCGCGCAACCTCCAGGTGGAGGAGGCCGCGCTCACGGGTGAGTCCGTGCCGGCGCAGAAGCACGTGCCGGAGGTGGAGGAGCGGGCCGAGCTGGGGGACAGGACGAGCCTCGTCTTCGGAGGCACGCTGGTGACGTCGGGCACGGCCTCGGCGGTGGTGGTGGCCACCGGCCACGCCACCGAGCTGGGCCGCATCTCCACGCTGCTCAGCCAGGCCACGGACCTCCAGACGCCGCTGACGAAGGCGCTGGCCGTCATCGGCAAGTACATCACCGTGGGCATCCTCGTCGTGTCCGCCGTGCTGCTGGGCGTGGGGCTGTGGCGCGGCTACGAGCTCAGCGAGGCCGTGGTGGTGGCCATTACCCTGGCGGTGGCGGCGATTCCGGAGGGCCTGCCCGCCATCGTCACCATCGCCCTGGCCATCGGCGTGCAGCGCATGGCGGCCCGGCGCGCCGTCATCCGCAAGCTGCCGGCGGTGGAGACGCTGGGGAGCACCACCGTCATCTGCTCGGACAAGACGGGCACCCTCACGCGCAATGAGATGACGGTGCAGGCGCTGTGGACACCGTCGGGCCGCTGCTCCCTCAGCGGCGTGGGCTATGCGCCCACCGGTGAGCTGCGGCGCGACGGGCAGCCCGTGGGCGCGGTGCCCGAGGAGGTGCGCGAGCTGCTGCTGGCCGGCGCGCTGTGCAACGACGCCGCGCTCCAGGGCCGGGGCGAGCGGTGGGAGATGACGGGCGACCCCACGGAGGGCGCGCTGGTGGTGGCGGCGGAGAAGGTGGGCCTGCGCGTGGATGAGGCCCGCGCGAAGCACCCTCGGCTGGACGCCATCCCCTTCGAGTCCGAGCACCAGTTCATGGCCACCCTGCACGACGACGGCCAGGGACGCCGGCGCATCCTCGTCAAGGGCGCGCCGGAGGTGGTCCTTCGCCGCTGCGCGCCGCATGACGGCGCCACGCCGGAGGCGGTGCTGGAGGAGGTGGAGCGCCTCGCGAGGCAGGGCATGCGCGTGCTGGCGGTGGCGGTCCGGGACGTGCCCGCCTCGCACCCCGGCATCTCCGACGAGGAGGTGGCCAGCGGCCTGCGGCTGCTGGGCCTGGAGGGGATGATTGACCCGCCGCGCGAGGAGGCCATCGCCGCGGTGCGGGCGTGCCATGAGGCCGGCATCATCGTGAAGATGATTACCGGCGACCACCCCGCGACGGCGGAGGCCATCGGCGCGCAGCTCGGGCTCCAGGAGGCGGGCAAGCCGGGCATCACCGGCGCGCGGCTCGCCACCGTCGATGACGCCCGGTTGCCGGAGGTGGCCGAGAGCACCCACGTCTTCGCGCGCGTGGCGCCCGAGCACAAGCTGCGGCTGGTGCGGGCGCTCCAGGCGCGGCGGCACGTGGTGGCCATGACGGGGGACGGGGTGAACGACGCGCCCGCGCTCAAGCAGGCCAACATCGGCGTGGCCATGGGAATCACCGGCACGGCGGTGTCCAAGGAGGCGGCGGACATCGTGCTGACGGACGACAACTTCGCCTCCATCGCCGCGGCGGTGGAGGAGGGGCGGCGCGTCTACGACAACCTCATCAAGTCCCTGGCCTTCGTGCTGCCCACCAACCTGGGGCTGGCGCTCATCCTCATGTTCGGCGTGGCCTTCTTCCCCATCCAGGACTTCGGCGGGGACCCGGTGCCGCTGATGGCCATGCTCCCCACGCAGCTCTTGTGGATCAACCTGGTGGCCACCGTGTCGCTGGCGCTGCCGCTGGCCTTCGAGGCGAAGGAGGCGGACGTCATGCGCCGGGCACCGAGAGACCCGGACGCCCCGGTGCTCAGCCGCTTCGTGCTGATGCGCACCGGCCTGGTGGCGCTGCTGATGGCCGCGGGCGCCATCGGCCTGTTCCTCTGGGAGTACCGGCGGGAGCTGCCGCGCGTGGGCCACGGGGTGGCGCTCGCCGAGGCCCAGACGATGGCCGTCAACACCGTCATCAGCTTCCAGATTTTCTACCTGCTGATGTGCCGCACGCTCACCGGCTCGCTGCGGAAGGTGGGCATCTTCAGCAACCGCACCATCTTCGTGGGCATCGGCGCGCTGGTGTGCCTCCAGCTGGCCTTCATGTACGTGCCCTTCATGCAGCGGGTGTTCGACACCGCGCCGCTGAGCCCGGAGTCCGTGGGCCTGTCCGTGCTGCTGGGCGCGGTGGTGCTGCCGGTGGTGGGACTGGAGAAGTGGCTGCTCCAGCGCCGCGGCTACTCGGTGGTGAAGCAGGTGCACCGCGACCACGACAAGGAGGAGCCGCCGCGTCCCGGGCACCGCGAGCGCCTGCCCGCGTGACGCCGGGTGGGGGACTTCAGGGCCGGGGCTCGCGGGCGGCGGCGTCCGGGAGCGTCCAGTCCTCCGGCGAGTAGACGATGTGGCAGCGGTCCAGCTTCGGGCCGCAGGCGCGGTCCAGGTCCCCGCGCGTGGCGCAGCCGGGCCGCTCCTCGCAGGTGTCCGGCAGGAAGGCCCAGACGAACTGGAGCACGTTGCCGCCCCGGCCCTCCGGCAGCGCGGCGAGGAAGTCGTCGCGGTACGTCTCGAAGAGGCGGGACAGGTGGACGGTGTCCCCGTCCAGCTCCACGTTGCGCTTGTCGCCCACGAAGCGGCGGCCGGCGTCGTTGAGCTGGGCGTCCAGGTACTCCGGCTGGAAGTGGGCGCCGTCCAGCCGGGGCCCGCCGCGCGCGGCCTGGAAGAGGGCGAAGTGGATGCGCGGGTCGGCGAACTCCGTGCGCAGCACGCGGTTCTCCAGCGCCCACAGCGTCAGCCGCTCGCCGCCCACGGGCCAGGCGCGGCCCCAGAAGAAGCGCCCCAGCCAGGGCTGCCGGACGTTCTCCAGGTAGGGGTAGCCGTCCACCACCTGCTGGAGGACGAGCGCGTTGTAGGTGTTGAGCCAGTAGGCGAGCGCGTCCTCCGAGGTGGGGAAGACGTCCGGCCGGTTGTGGGGCGAGAAGGAGGCCAGCGACTGGACGAAGCCGTCCAGCGCCTGACGCTCCCGCCCCACGGAGGCGAAGTCCACATCCCCGTCCGAGCGCACATGCCGGAGCACCTGCGCGTACTGGTGGTAGTGGAAGGGCTCCGACGCCGAGGGCACCCGGGCGGGCAGCAGCCCCTGCACGTGCAGCGCCGCGGTGGCGACCCCCAGGGCCGTCACGACGAAGAGCAGCGCGGGCACCCGGTAGCGGCGCAGGGGGGAGGGGGGAGCGTCCACGGCGGCCCATCATAGACCAGGGCTCACGGACGCCGCCTCACCCCGCCGGGCACCCAGGCTGCAAGGCATGCAGCAGACCCCCGGTGAACCGCGGCGCGGCGGGGCTCACCCCGCGTGAGGGCCGTGAAGCTGTTTCAATCGGCGAAGCCGCTTGGAAGCCAGGAGCGCCGCTATACTTGGCGCGTCATGGAGCCTACGCCCGACGTCATTCGTCACTTCCATCCGGTGCTCCCCTCGCGCTCGCTCGGCAAGAAGCCGGTGCGTGTGGAGGTGGCCGGTCGCGCCTATGCCCTCTTCCGCGAAGCCTCGGGCCAGCCCGCCGCGCTCGCGGACGCCTGCCCCCACCGCTTCGCGCCGCTGTCGAAGGGGCGGGTGCGCGCGGACGGGCGGCTCCAGTGCCCGTACCACGGCTGGCGCTTCGACGCGCAGGGGCAGGGCGCCAACCCCAGCCAGCCGGACCTGCGCCACTGCGACGTGCGCAGCTTCCAGGTGGTGGAGCGCCACGGCTACCTCTGGCTGGCCGAGCGGGACACCCCGGTGTCCGCCATGCCGGACCTGGAGGCCGGCGAGTACGTCTACGGCGGGGCCTTCTCCACGCTCTTCGAGGCGCCGCTGCACGTGTCGCTCGACAACTTCAGCGAGGACGAGCACACGCCCTACGTCCACACCCGCCTGGGCTGGGACGACCCGCGCGCGGACCAGGTGGAGTTCGAGGCGAAGAACTTCGATGACCGCACCGAGGTGAACTACCGCGCGCCGCAGCGGGCCGCGCCCCTCATCCGGATGCTGGGCGTGCTCGACGGCGACTTCTTCCAGAACAGCTGGGTGACGCGCTTCGACCCGGTGCGCAGCCAGTACACCGTGAGCTGGGTGTCGCCGTCCGGCAAGTCACGGCCCTTCATCACCCGCGCCAACATCTTCTTCGTGCCAGAGACGGCGACCACCACGCGCCTGCACGTCTTCTCGTTCCTCAAGTGCGTGGTGCCGGCGATGCGCCCGCTGCTGCCGCTGGCGGCGCGCGTGGCCGCGGCGCTGACGTGGTGGGAGGTGCGGGACGACGCGCGCTTCATTCCCACCGTGGCGGACACGCCCTACAGCCACAAGGGCATGCGCCTGGACAAGTACGACAAGCCGCTCGTCCATCAGCGCAAGCTCATGGAGCGCATCTACTACCGGGTGGGCGCGAGCGCGGTCCCCGCTCCGGTGCCGCTCGCGCGAGAGGCCTCCGGCGGCTGAAAGGCCGGGCCCGTCCACACGGGTATCGCGGCCTCAGTGAATGGAGGGCGCGGGGTCGTGGTAGGGCGTCGCCGTGCCGCCCACTCCGGCGCGCGTCTCCCACGCGTTGCAGCCGCTGTCGCCCGAGACTTCGAGCTCGAACCTGGAGAGCTCGGGTTGCATGCAGCGGCTCTTCTCGTCACTGCCCGGCTGGGGATGGTGGCTGCCGAAGTACTTGCAGCCCTTGCAGTTGCCCCACTGTCCGTCCGCCATGACCGTCCTCCTCGGAAAAGGGTGGAGTGCCTCCTTCCGAGGGTGGGGCCGGTGGTGGGCGCTCACAAGCGCCGCTCGCCACCCGCGCTCCAGGGCAGACGGCCCGGCGCCCGGGAATGGGGCGCCGGGTCCGTGAAACCCGGCTACTGCTGGGGCGCCGGCTGCGGCTGGGCGGGCTGCTCCGGCTGCGGAGCGGCGCCTTCCGTCGGCTGCGTGGCGCCGCCCTCCAGCCGCGGCGCGTCCTCCGCCGGCAGCGCCTGGAGGTGCGGCGGCACCGCGTTGTCGTCCTTCAGGTCCGAGTCCAGCGCCCGGGCCTCGAAGGCGCCCACGGAGCGCAGCAGGCGCAGCGCGGCGACGGCGGCCTGGAGGCGCTCGCTGACGAGGCCAATCTCCGCGCTGGAGAGCGCGGTGTTGGCGTCGGCGACCTCCAGGTAGGTGGCCATGCCGGCCTTGAAGGAGACGTCGATGAGGCGCTGGCTCTCGCGCGCCAGCTCCACCGTCTGCTCGGCCTTGAGGCGGTTGGCCAGGGCGCTCTGCAGGTCCAGTTGCGCGCGCTGCACGTCCTCACGGGCCGTCAGCTCGGCCTTGCGGTAGTTGGCCGTGCTCTCCGCGATGCGGGCCGAGGCCTCCTTCAGGTTGGCCTCACGCAGGCCGCCGTCCCACAGCGTCCAGGAGGCCGCGAAGGTGATGGCCCAGCTTTCCGGAGGGGCACCGAGCGCCGCCGCGTTGACGATGCGGGCAGCGCCGGAGACACCCAGGTTGGGCAGGTAGCTGAACCAGACCTGACGCTTGCCGATGCGCGCCAGCTCCACCGTCTCCTTCGCCGCGGCCACGTCCGCCCGTGCCTCGAGCGAGCGCTGGATGAGCTGGTCCGTGTCCGCCTTCGGGGGCACCTGCGGCTCGGGCGGCGGGGCCACCGTGAAGTTCGCGTCATCGAACGCCAGCAGGGTGGCGAGCACCAGCCGGGCGGAGGCCGCCGCGTTCTGCGCGCGGATGAGGTCCTGCTCGGCGCGGGACAGGTCCTGCTCGGCGCGCAGCTGCGCCACGCGCGTCACCGTGCCGGCCTCGAAGCGCACGCGGGTGTCCTTTGCCCGCGCGCCGTTCAGCTCCACCAGCCGCTCCTGCACCGTCACGGC
This is a stretch of genomic DNA from Pyxidicoccus trucidator. It encodes these proteins:
- a CDS encoding DUF547 domain-containing protein, giving the protein MDAPPSPLRRYRVPALLFVVTALGVATAALHVQGLLPARVPSASEPFHYHQYAQVLRHVRSDGDVDFASVGRERQALDGFVQSLASFSPHNRPDVFPTSEDALAYWLNTYNALVLQQVVDGYPYLENVRQPWLGRFFWGRAWPVGGERLTLWALENRVLRTEFADPRIHFALFQAARGGPRLDGAHFQPEYLDAQLNDAGRRFVGDKRNVELDGDTVHLSRLFETYRDDFLAALPEGRGGNVLQFVWAFLPDTCEERPGCATRGDLDRACGPKLDRCHIVYSPEDWTLPDAAAREPRP
- a CDS encoding aromatic ring-hydroxylating oxygenase subunit alpha, with amino-acid sequence MEPTPDVIRHFHPVLPSRSLGKKPVRVEVAGRAYALFREASGQPAALADACPHRFAPLSKGRVRADGRLQCPYHGWRFDAQGQGANPSQPDLRHCDVRSFQVVERHGYLWLAERDTPVSAMPDLEAGEYVYGGAFSTLFEAPLHVSLDNFSEDEHTPYVHTRLGWDDPRADQVEFEAKNFDDRTEVNYRAPQRAAPLIRMLGVLDGDFFQNSWVTRFDPVRSQYTVSWVSPSGKSRPFITRANIFFVPETATTTRLHVFSFLKCVVPAMRPLLPLAARVAAALTWWEVRDDARFIPTVADTPYSHKGMRLDKYDKPLVHQRKLMERIYYRVGASAVPAPVPLAREASGG
- a CDS encoding isovaleryl-CoA dehydrogenase, with amino-acid sequence MTERNPIAAGFVTHEVTNQPPPLVLDAWKSDTVLREVVAREGGGWAEADLAKYGPVVGGEMVQLAVLANENKPKFRPFDRYGHRRDEVEFHPAYHRLMELGMAHGVSGFAWRNEEKPGAHVARMALFYLHNQADQGTSCPLTMTYACVPALRHQPELAREWLPRVSSATYDSRFIPASQKTGATVGMGMTEKQGGSDVRSNTTRAQRLGTARGPGQAYALVGHKWFFSAPMSDAFLVLAQAEGGLSCFLMPRFTPDGELNAIRIQRLKDKLGDWSNASSEVELHGAFAWMVGEEGRGVPTILEMVSMTRQDCMIGSSGQMRQALVQALHHTRHRTAFGKRLADQPLMRNVLADLALESEAHLTLTARVSRAVDASGRDAKEAAFGRIATAVGKYWVCKRTPVFINEAQECLGGAGYVEESILPRLYRQAPLNSIWEGSGNIQCLDVLRAASREPASREALFAELLAAQGGHAAYDAATARLGRELANPDALETRARFIVEGLALALQASLLIRAGNTQVSDAFCESRLGGAHGQTFGTLPAHTPMQALIERALSEEVK
- a CDS encoding AMP-binding protein — translated: MAAGVPDSSRAQCRVLLLGGDDTLDGLTLFGEGASSPTTRGPFKAPTPGDVAEILYTSGTTGLPKGCLHSHANVLFAGIGSSLAYGLDSTDRVLLAMPVWHSFPLNNLLLGSLYVGATVVMMPEYHPLGMLETIQRERCTLFFGAPVAFLMPLRVVPDFDRYDLTSVRTFLYGGGPIDADTSRLLAKRYRTERFFQIFGMTETGPTGTLLRPEEQVAKAGSIGRYAVSGCDVKVMRDAGTEAKPGEVGEIWMRCQSMMLGYHRDPEATAAAFHDGWYRTGDVARIDEDGYLFIVDRLKDMIITGGENVYSKEVEDALASHPTLTESAVIGIPHPDWGETVAALLVLKPGTAFDEASFRAHCEARLAKYKAPRIFHVVESLPRTPSGKVIKVELRKKYARA
- a CDS encoding TolC family protein, which gives rise to MSSLLALTLAASMAAAPPPVLTLEDALSRARKENLDLRAAQARLKQADTASRKAWAGYLPTITASGAIIRNNTSVTAAFPTPDGPVPVTIQPLIQRQAQLEVRQALIAPQLWAAIQGAYKSERVAELNVEQARREILFGVAQAYYGAAAQAQAVTVQERLVELNGARAKDTRVRFEAGTVTRVAQLRAEQDLSRAEQDLIRAQNAAASARLVLATLLAFDDANFTVAPPPEPQVPPKADTDQLIQRSLEARADVAAAKETVELARIGKRQVWFSYLPNLGVSGAARIVNAAALGAPPESWAITFAASWTLWDGGLREANLKEASARIAESTANYRKAELTAREDVQRAQLDLQSALANRLKAEQTVELARESQRLIDVSFKAGMATYLEVADANTALSSAEIGLVSERLQAAVAALRLLRSVGAFEARALDSDLKDDNAVPPHLQALPAEDAPRLEGGATQPTEGAAPQPEQPAQPQPAPQQ
- a CDS encoding cation-translocating P-type ATPase is translated as MNDQPPARLPASAPPPAGSPASAAPPWHALPPEAVLSRMGSDAKGLTEEQASERLARHGPNVIERQKGEGPLKLLWRQVNSPFIWVLIASSVLAIAMGKVTDGLVVAAVVVLNTLIGFVQEYRAGKAIEALSLMVPENATVVRGGRKESVPAARLVPGDVVELASGDKVPADMRLLSSRNLQVEEAALTGESVPAQKHVPEVEERAELGDRTSLVFGGTLVTSGTASAVVVATGHATELGRISTLLSQATDLQTPLTKALAVIGKYITVGILVVSAVLLGVGLWRGYELSEAVVVAITLAVAAIPEGLPAIVTIALAIGVQRMAARRAVIRKLPAVETLGSTTVICSDKTGTLTRNEMTVQALWTPSGRCSLSGVGYAPTGELRRDGQPVGAVPEEVRELLLAGALCNDAALQGRGERWEMTGDPTEGALVVAAEKVGLRVDEARAKHPRLDAIPFESEHQFMATLHDDGQGRRRILVKGAPEVVLRRCAPHDGATPEAVLEEVERLARQGMRVLAVAVRDVPASHPGISDEEVASGLRLLGLEGMIDPPREEAIAAVRACHEAGIIVKMITGDHPATAEAIGAQLGLQEAGKPGITGARLATVDDARLPEVAESTHVFARVAPEHKLRLVRALQARRHVVAMTGDGVNDAPALKQANIGVAMGITGTAVSKEAADIVLTDDNFASIAAAVEEGRRVYDNLIKSLAFVLPTNLGLALILMFGVAFFPIQDFGGDPVPLMAMLPTQLLWINLVATVSLALPLAFEAKEADVMRRAPRDPDAPVLSRFVLMRTGLVALLMAAGAIGLFLWEYRRELPRVGHGVALAEAQTMAVNTVISFQIFYLLMCRTLTGSLRKVGIFSNRTIFVGIGALVCLQLAFMYVPFMQRVFDTAPLSPESVGLSVLLGAVVLPVVGLEKWLLQRRGYSVVKQVHRDHDKEEPPRPGHRERLPA
- a CDS encoding BPSS1187 family protein codes for the protein MSKPSVWMRWCAPVVLGLGLLAMGCGAEPEPGTAPPEQGSVEQGVSTCAGPTGAVCRFVTPTEVGTPGSGDYLDPHVVIRPQVPTKAELVIFLPGTGGRPQNNLSGNYADADHSLYASASSKGYRVIGLTYQNSPSLNSLCGNDDACYLATRRTLITGDVQPGSAVTTMDKGDAIIPRLVRLLVYLRDTGDPSGGWGSFLMNPSCTVLCRLNPAKLIVSGHSQGGGHAGVIGKDYSVRRVVMLASPCDAVSVLGPVASWSLPPFTTAPGADTYRGLVARGQTASGYVTDICDSEAVKYWASDRMNAQWSRITSSTGLCPTDPHACVVRDAQFFTQWQALWP